Proteins encoded in a region of the Nicotiana tomentosiformis chromosome 9, ASM39032v3, whole genome shotgun sequence genome:
- the LOC138899455 gene encoding uncharacterized protein, whose translation MGDAIPLCASPCGNATVSYQKGTQSLKVVVSIYKKIRLPEAFGGQSDGGLVRLEDIWWLIYSYFSFLCIVAALLNLEHVPGIFTFLFMVGGFIIHFTAHYSVVYWHRDMPFQIIGAKAKFMIEVIPVMTAAVLHHLLEFNYGYLALLLGCTTYFYVFGHFMHVSYDIVEKDLLLELVMQVLVYMVDGELLVRALALTFCVGLCFYRYMIYCAPEVPEHPKKELERLPV comes from the exons ATGGGTGATGCTATCCCTCTATGTGCCTCTCCCTGTGGCAATGCGACGGTTTCCTATCAGAAGGGCACGCAGAGCTTGAAGGTCGTGGTTTCAATTTACAAGAAGATTAGGCTTCCAGAGGCATTTGGTGGTCAATCAGATG GGGGTCTTGTAAGGCTTGAAGACATATGGTGGCTTATTTATAGTTACTTTTCCTTCTTGTGTATAGTCGCTGCCCTCCTGAATTTAGAACATGTTCCGGGAATTTTCACGTTCCTTTTCATGGTGGGTGGCTTTATAATTCATTTTACTGCGCACTATTCTGTTGTTTATTGGCATCGCGACATGCCTTTCCAGATAATTGGTGCCAAGGCAAAATTTATGATCGAggtcattcctgtgatgactgcAGCAGTCCTGCATCACCTTTTGGAGTTCAATTATGGGTATCTCGCTCTATTACTAGGTTGCACCACATATTTCTATGTGTTTGGTCACTTCATGCACGTATCATATGATATTGTGGAAAAAGACTTATTGCTGGAATTAGTAATGCAAGTTCTTGTTTACATGGTGGACGGAGAATTGTTAGTTAGAGCTTTGGCTTTGACCTTCTGCGTTGGTTTATGCTTCTATAGATACATGATATATTGTGCTCCCGAAGTACCCGAACATCCTAAAAAGGAGTTGGAGCGGCTGCCTGTCTGA